One bacterium DNA window includes the following coding sequences:
- the rpmF gene encoding 50S ribosomal protein L32, producing MGLTKRRFSKARTASRRAHFKVQPVTLVECPQCHARMAPHRVCPACGYYAGKQVIEVKPAEEKTGG from the coding sequence ATGGGACTGACAAAACGGCGATTCAGCAAGGCGCGCACGGCGAGCCGGCGCGCGCACTTTAAGGTACAGCCGGTGACGCTGGTGGAGTGTCCTCAGTGCCATGCCCGGATGGCGCCCCACCGGGTCTGTCCAGCGTGCGGATATTACGCGGGAAAGCAAGTGATTGAGGTCAAGCCCGCCGAGGAGAAAACCGGCGGGTAG